A single window of Mycolicibacterium aurum DNA harbors:
- a CDS encoding APC family permease yields MAITEEPSPPSVGSKGLQSGALGLVGNVVIGLGAVAPAYSLAATLGYVVLAVGEKAPSMFVLAFIPMLLVAFAYKELSQDTPDCGTTFTWATKAFGPWIGWIGGWGLAVSAIIVLANVSEIAAIYLYNFLGLTELAESVPATVGLGCFFIISMTLVSARGIIVSERMQNVLIAIQFGVLIIVSIIALVRVFSGTAGAQAITPQLSWLWPSGLDVSSIAAAIILCIFIYWGWDACLAVGEETKDPGKTPGIAALITTVILVCTYVLVAYAVQSFSGFSEVGIGLNNPNNTDDVLTVLGKPVAGAIAASALLLTVSVSALSSTQTTILPTARGTLSMAVYEAIPKRFASVHPRYMTPAFGTIVMGIAALFFYLVLKTLSENALLDSVASLGLAVAFYYGITAFACVWYFRKTLFQSARNLFFRGIFPLLGGLAMLAAFVISAKDMIQPDYGYTAFGPIGGVFVLGVGMLVLGIPLMLACFAFGTKRFFRGETLTASTEVKVPDTF; encoded by the coding sequence ATGGCAATTACGGAGGAACCATCGCCTCCTTCTGTGGGTAGCAAAGGCCTTCAGTCGGGAGCCCTCGGCCTCGTCGGCAACGTCGTCATCGGCCTGGGCGCCGTCGCGCCCGCCTACAGCCTGGCGGCCACCCTCGGCTATGTCGTGCTGGCCGTCGGCGAGAAAGCACCGTCGATGTTCGTCCTCGCGTTCATCCCGATGCTGCTCGTCGCCTTCGCGTACAAAGAGTTGTCCCAGGACACCCCGGACTGCGGTACCACCTTCACGTGGGCCACCAAGGCGTTCGGGCCGTGGATCGGCTGGATAGGCGGCTGGGGTCTCGCCGTGTCGGCGATCATCGTGCTGGCCAACGTCTCCGAGATCGCCGCCATCTATCTGTACAACTTCCTCGGGCTGACCGAGCTCGCCGAGAGCGTGCCCGCCACAGTCGGCCTCGGGTGCTTCTTCATCATCTCGATGACGCTGGTCTCCGCCCGCGGCATCATCGTCAGCGAGCGGATGCAGAACGTCCTGATCGCCATCCAGTTCGGCGTGCTGATCATCGTCAGCATCATCGCCCTGGTGCGGGTGTTCAGCGGCACCGCCGGCGCCCAGGCCATCACCCCGCAGCTGTCGTGGCTGTGGCCCAGCGGACTCGACGTCTCGTCGATCGCCGCCGCGATCATCCTCTGCATCTTCATCTACTGGGGCTGGGATGCCTGCCTGGCGGTCGGTGAGGAGACCAAGGACCCCGGTAAGACGCCGGGCATCGCGGCGCTCATCACCACCGTCATCCTGGTCTGCACCTATGTGCTGGTGGCCTACGCCGTCCAGTCCTTCTCCGGCTTCAGCGAGGTCGGCATCGGGTTGAACAACCCGAACAACACCGACGACGTCCTCACCGTGCTCGGCAAACCCGTCGCCGGCGCGATCGCCGCCTCGGCACTGCTGCTCACCGTGTCGGTGTCGGCCCTCTCGTCGACACAGACCACGATCCTGCCGACCGCGCGCGGCACACTGTCGATGGCCGTCTACGAGGCCATCCCGAAGCGTTTCGCCAGCGTCCACCCGCGCTACATGACGCCCGCGTTCGGCACCATCGTCATGGGCATCGCGGCGCTGTTCTTCTACCTCGTACTCAAGACATTGTCGGAGAACGCGTTGCTCGACTCGGTGGCCTCGCTGGGGCTGGCGGTCGCGTTCTACTACGGCATCACCGCGTTCGCGTGCGTCTGGTACTTCCGCAAGACGCTGTTCCAGTCAGCACGGAACCTGTTCTTCCGCGGCATCTTCCCGCTCCTCGGCGGCCTGGCGATGTTGGCGGCGTTTGTGATCAGCGCCAAGGACATGATCCAGCCCGACTACGGATACACCGCGTTCGGACCGATCGGCGGAGTGTTCGTGCTCGGCGTCGGGATGCTGGTGCTCGGCATCCCGCTGATGTTGGCGTGCTTCGCCTTCGGCACCAAACGGTTCTTCCGCGGCGAGACGCTGACCGCGAGCACCGAGGTCAAGGTTCCGGACACCTTCTAA
- a CDS encoding sigma-70 family RNA polymerase sigma factor: MTASTRVGEFEQLRPHLLAVAYRLTGTVVDAEDIVQDAWLRWAANQSTAVDNLTAWLTTVVSRLALDRLRSAAHRRETYVGEWLPEPVVTGVDGTDPLASVVAGEDARFAAMVVLENLTPDQRVAFVLHDGFAVPFTDIADVLGSSPEAARQLASRARRTVAAAPPPAAEHAEVVGKLLAAMASGDLDAVVALLHPEVTFTGDANRRAPTAARVIHGSDKVARFLLGLVQRYGDRRLLDSGVLGLVNGELGLYSAGAGATDDRPAIAPRIQALTVHDGLVVAIYDIANPDKFTGSPLREPTAQPLRSTQ, encoded by the coding sequence ATGACCGCGAGCACGCGCGTCGGCGAGTTCGAGCAGTTGCGGCCCCACCTGCTGGCCGTGGCGTATCGACTCACCGGCACAGTCGTCGACGCTGAGGACATTGTTCAGGATGCCTGGCTGCGATGGGCGGCGAATCAGAGCACCGCGGTCGACAATCTCACGGCGTGGTTGACGACCGTGGTGAGCCGGCTCGCGTTGGACCGGTTGCGGTCGGCGGCGCACCGGCGCGAGACCTATGTGGGGGAGTGGCTGCCCGAACCTGTGGTGACGGGTGTGGACGGAACTGATCCGCTGGCGTCGGTGGTGGCCGGGGAGGACGCGCGGTTCGCGGCGATGGTGGTCCTGGAGAACCTGACGCCCGACCAGCGCGTCGCGTTCGTGCTGCACGACGGGTTCGCGGTGCCGTTCACCGACATCGCCGACGTGCTCGGGTCGTCGCCGGAGGCGGCCCGGCAGCTGGCGTCACGGGCGCGGCGGACCGTGGCCGCTGCACCACCGCCCGCGGCAGAACATGCCGAGGTGGTGGGAAAGCTGTTGGCGGCCATGGCCTCTGGCGACCTGGATGCGGTTGTCGCGCTGCTTCATCCGGAGGTGACGTTCACCGGGGACGCGAACCGTCGCGCGCCGACGGCCGCGCGGGTGATTCACGGCAGCGACAAGGTCGCGCGCTTCCTGCTCGGGCTGGTGCAACGCTACGGGGATCGGCGGCTGCTCGACAGCGGCGTGCTCGGCCTGGTCAACGGCGAACTAGGCCTGTATTCGGCGGGTGCCGGGGCCACCGACGACCGGCCCGCAATCGCGCCGCGAATTCAGGCGCTCACTGTGCACGACGGCCTCGTGGTCGCGATCTACGACATCGCCAATCCCGACAAGTTCACCGGATCGCCGTTGCGTGAGCCGACGGCTCAGCCGCTTCGCAGCACGCAGTGA
- a CDS encoding NADH:flavin oxidoreductase, protein MPMASIQAFTSARLGPLTLKNRFIKAATFEGVMPRGQVSDGLIDFHTGVASGGAAMTTVAYCAISPGGRVHRDTIVLDGDRARQLQRLTGAVHDAGALVCAQIGHAGLVANTLSNRAPSLAPSTRVSAPAMGLVRGATVEQLETVVDDFGAAAAHAVDAGFDAIEIHMGHGYLLSSFFSPNLNRRTDRYGGDTVRRAELARRVAERVRLTVGQSVAVTAKFNMDDGVRRGFWLTDSLPTACLLESDGHLDALQLTGGSSLLNPMYYFRGDVPLDEFIASQPRIVGLGLRVIGRRLFRTYPFEEAFFLPLARQFRAALSMPLILLGGINGLDTVEGALGEGFEFVAMARALLREPGLVDRLRDDQAGEGLCIHCMKCMPTVYSGTHCVLRSG, encoded by the coding sequence ATGCCAATGGCATCGATACAAGCGTTCACGTCTGCACGGCTGGGCCCACTGACGCTGAAGAACCGGTTCATCAAAGCGGCCACCTTCGAGGGCGTGATGCCGCGAGGGCAGGTCAGCGACGGGCTCATCGACTTCCACACCGGGGTGGCGAGCGGCGGAGCAGCCATGACGACCGTCGCCTACTGCGCCATCTCCCCCGGCGGACGCGTGCACCGCGACACCATCGTCCTCGACGGTGACCGCGCCAGGCAGTTGCAGCGGCTGACCGGGGCGGTGCATGACGCAGGCGCCCTGGTGTGCGCGCAGATCGGACATGCCGGACTGGTCGCCAACACCCTGTCGAACCGGGCACCGTCCCTTGCGCCGTCGACGCGGGTCAGCGCACCCGCCATGGGCCTGGTCAGGGGTGCCACCGTCGAGCAGTTGGAGACGGTGGTCGACGACTTCGGCGCCGCGGCCGCCCATGCGGTGGACGCCGGGTTCGATGCGATCGAGATCCACATGGGCCATGGGTATCTACTGAGCTCCTTCTTCAGCCCGAACCTCAACCGGCGCACGGACCGGTACGGAGGTGACACCGTGCGGCGGGCCGAACTGGCCCGCCGGGTGGCCGAGCGCGTCCGGCTGACCGTCGGCCAATCCGTCGCCGTCACAGCCAAATTCAACATGGACGACGGTGTGCGACGCGGCTTCTGGCTGACCGACAGCCTGCCCACCGCCTGTCTGCTGGAGTCCGATGGGCACCTGGACGCACTGCAATTGACCGGCGGCAGTTCACTTCTCAATCCGATGTACTACTTCCGCGGCGACGTTCCGCTCGATGAGTTCATCGCCTCCCAGCCACGCATCGTCGGCCTCGGACTCCGTGTCATCGGGCGACGCCTCTTTCGGACCTACCCCTTCGAGGAGGCCTTCTTCCTCCCCTTGGCGCGGCAATTCCGTGCAGCGCTGTCGATGCCGCTGATTCTGCTGGGCGGCATCAACGGCCTGGACACCGTCGAGGGCGCACTCGGCGAGGGATTCGAGTTCGTAGCGATGGCGCGGGCGCTGCTCCGCGAGCCCGGCCTGGTCGACCGCCTACGGGATGACCAGGCAGGCGAAGGGCTGTGCATCCACTGCATGAAGTGCATGCCGACCGTCTATTCCGGCACTCACTGCGTGCTGCGAAGCGGCTGA
- a CDS encoding NAD-dependent epimerase/dehydratase family protein, whose translation MRIAVTGATGYVGAHTVRALLAAGHHVQMLVPPGEETAGVIDRFRAVGSVRVLAGDVRSEPDIGRLLTDVDAVLHAAGVVGTDERRVRLMWEINAYATESILRRAADIGLDPVVSVSSYSALFPPENGVISPETPTAKGRSSYAETKGYADRVARELQDAGAPVVVTYPSSVVGAPFGTAVGVTERGWAPIVRHAVAPSVRGGMQMIDVRDVAEVHERIMRPGRGPRRYVCGGTLLTFDEMIDALEVGLGRRIRRIPVPVKALLAAGRLTDLAGRFVSLSDGLSYEAAMLLTAATPTDDTATLRDLQMTWSPPQAAIVESFRDGADAGRQQLGDPLA comes from the coding sequence CTGCGCATAGCGGTCACGGGGGCCACGGGATACGTGGGCGCCCATACGGTGCGGGCGTTGTTGGCGGCGGGACACCATGTGCAGATGCTGGTGCCGCCCGGTGAGGAGACCGCGGGCGTCATCGATCGATTTCGTGCTGTGGGGTCGGTGCGGGTTCTCGCCGGCGACGTCCGGAGCGAGCCAGACATCGGCAGGCTCCTCACCGACGTGGATGCCGTTTTGCACGCAGCTGGCGTCGTCGGCACCGACGAACGTCGCGTCCGGTTGATGTGGGAGATCAACGCCTATGCCACCGAATCGATTCTGCGCCGGGCCGCCGACATCGGGCTCGATCCGGTCGTGTCGGTGAGTAGTTACAGCGCACTGTTCCCACCGGAGAACGGGGTGATCTCGCCGGAGACCCCGACCGCAAAGGGGCGCAGCTCGTACGCCGAGACGAAGGGCTACGCAGACCGGGTGGCGCGCGAACTTCAGGACGCCGGAGCGCCCGTCGTCGTGACCTATCCCTCGAGCGTGGTCGGCGCCCCGTTCGGCACTGCCGTGGGAGTCACCGAGCGCGGCTGGGCGCCGATCGTGCGGCACGCCGTCGCACCCTCGGTGCGCGGAGGCATGCAGATGATCGACGTGCGCGACGTCGCCGAGGTGCACGAGCGGATCATGCGTCCAGGGCGGGGCCCACGGCGCTACGTCTGCGGAGGCACTCTGCTGACATTCGACGAGATGATCGACGCACTCGAAGTGGGGCTGGGACGCCGGATCCGCCGGATCCCGGTGCCGGTCAAGGCACTGCTGGCCGCGGGCCGCCTCACCGATCTCGCCGGGCGATTCGTGTCGTTGTCGGACGGGCTGAGCTATGAGGCCGCGATGTTGCTGACCGCTGCCACACCGACAGACGACACCGCCACACTGCGGGATCTCCAGATGACCTGGAGCCCGCCCCAGGCCGCCATCGTGGAGTCATTTCGGGATGGCGCCGACGCCGGCCGACAACAGCTCGGTGATCCGCTCGCGTAA
- a CDS encoding helix-turn-helix domain-containing protein: protein MTEEQRRVGSGGRPRDPSIDQRVLSVTRELLLEVGWDDLSVRMVATRAGVGRASLNRRWGSKAELVLHAILGETPDLSPFSGTDLAGWIEWVVRGSHQLYSSGHVREAVPGLLLALRENDEMRKALWANFSGPAVHLFTAHLEARTAAERRRAERDARAVLVMAAGASLFLTTVAVEDDSEGLRERITELLSAGVGAIPK, encoded by the coding sequence ATGACCGAGGAGCAACGCCGCGTCGGCTCAGGTGGGCGGCCACGGGATCCGTCGATCGACCAGCGCGTGCTGTCGGTGACACGTGAACTGCTACTGGAAGTCGGCTGGGACGACCTCAGTGTGCGCATGGTGGCGACGCGGGCGGGCGTGGGCCGCGCGAGCCTGAACCGCCGGTGGGGTTCGAAAGCCGAACTCGTGCTGCACGCGATCCTGGGTGAGACACCCGATCTGTCGCCGTTCTCCGGCACGGACCTCGCCGGCTGGATCGAGTGGGTGGTACGCGGTAGCCATCAGCTCTACAGCAGTGGTCATGTGCGCGAGGCTGTTCCCGGGTTGCTTCTCGCGCTGCGCGAGAACGACGAGATGCGCAAGGCGCTGTGGGCCAACTTCAGCGGTCCGGCCGTGCACTTGTTCACCGCTCACCTCGAGGCAAGGACCGCCGCCGAGCGACGACGAGCCGAGCGCGACGCCAGAGCGGTGCTGGTGATGGCAGCCGGAGCATCGTTGTTCTTGACGACAGTCGCAGTCGAGGACGACTCCGAGGGCTTACGCGAGCGGATCACCGAGCTGTTGTCGGCCGGCGTCGGCGCCATCCCGAAATGA
- a CDS encoding carboxymuconolactone decarboxylase family protein: MTTRIDPVSPHRASLMTRLMWRYAKRRFGEVPEPFAIYAHHPGLMLAGAMHEGMLERASTELPASVRELAVYWVARQIGCSWCVDFGAMLMRMEGLDMVRLKDIDDYATSPGFSEDERAGIAYAAAMTTDPHTVTDEQVADLRRRFGDKGVMELTYQIGVENMRARMNTALGITEQGFSSGDACRVPWAR; the protein is encoded by the coding sequence ATGACCACACGCATCGACCCCGTCTCCCCGCACCGCGCCTCACTGATGACCCGGCTCATGTGGCGCTACGCCAAACGCCGCTTCGGCGAGGTGCCCGAACCGTTCGCGATCTACGCCCACCATCCCGGCCTGATGCTCGCCGGCGCGATGCACGAAGGAATGCTGGAACGCGCGTCCACCGAGTTACCCGCCAGCGTGCGTGAATTGGCCGTGTACTGGGTGGCCCGCCAGATCGGGTGCTCCTGGTGTGTCGATTTCGGCGCGATGCTCATGCGGATGGAGGGGCTGGACATGGTGCGGCTCAAAGACATCGACGACTACGCGACATCGCCCGGGTTCTCCGAGGACGAGCGGGCCGGCATCGCCTACGCCGCGGCCATGACGACGGATCCGCACACCGTCACCGACGAGCAGGTAGCCGACCTGCGTCGCCGGTTCGGAGACAAGGGCGTCATGGAGCTGACCTATCAGATCGGCGTCGAGAACATGCGGGCCCGGATGAACACCGCACTGGGAATCACCGAGCAGGGCTTCAGTTCCGGCGACGCCTGCCGGGTGCCGTGGGCACGGTGA
- a CDS encoding CGNR zinc finger domain-containing protein, whose translation MDVYATSAADEAFLLDLLNTTPVIDGIPTDALPDPATAATWLRAHNVPATATEWAALVKARGALQTVVRGEESAATLQPFLEQARLVPTAGDGGLAWRLDGGPAGGAVRAVVAWDGLRITSPGRLRPCANTECHLFLIDRSKPNTARWCSMAICGNRMKARRHYQRTRS comes from the coding sequence ATGGACGTGTACGCCACGAGCGCGGCCGACGAGGCCTTTCTGCTCGACCTGTTGAACACGACGCCGGTGATCGACGGCATCCCGACGGACGCGCTACCCGACCCGGCGACCGCGGCCACCTGGCTGCGCGCACACAACGTGCCCGCGACCGCCACCGAATGGGCGGCACTCGTCAAGGCGCGTGGCGCCCTGCAGACAGTGGTCCGGGGTGAGGAGTCCGCAGCCACCCTGCAACCGTTCCTCGAGCAGGCACGCCTGGTCCCGACCGCGGGAGACGGCGGCCTGGCGTGGCGCCTCGACGGCGGTCCCGCAGGCGGCGCGGTGCGTGCCGTCGTGGCCTGGGACGGACTGCGCATCACCAGCCCCGGCCGCCTCCGCCCGTGCGCGAACACCGAATGCCACCTGTTCCTGATCGACCGGAGCAAGCCGAACACCGCCCGCTGGTGTTCGATGGCAATCTGCGGCAACAGGATGAAGGCCCGCAGGCACTATCAGCGCACGCGTTCCTGA
- a CDS encoding alpha/beta fold hydrolase translates to MSVVHHRYATVDGRQVFYRESGDPDAPAVVLLHGFPTSSFMFRNLIPELTDRYHVIAPDYLGFGYSDAPTVEEFDYTFDALADSVAGLLEQLGVTRYAMYVQDYGAPIGWRLALRDPQAVTAIITQNGNGYDAGFVPEGWQVVWNYQREQTPETAAALREFLSYDATKTQYTAGVRDQSVVSPDTWNHDFALLSRPGNDAIQLKLFLDYASNPKIYPALHDYLRASAVPVLAVWGDKDPFFGPDGARGFADDAVNAEIHLLDGGHFLLESDLAEVTALMRDFLSRRL, encoded by the coding sequence ATGAGCGTTGTCCACCATCGCTACGCCACGGTCGACGGGCGCCAGGTCTTCTACCGCGAGTCCGGCGATCCCGACGCTCCGGCCGTTGTGTTGCTCCACGGGTTCCCGACCAGCTCGTTCATGTTCCGCAACCTGATCCCCGAACTCACCGATCGGTATCACGTCATCGCGCCCGACTATCTCGGCTTCGGCTACTCCGACGCCCCGACCGTCGAGGAGTTCGACTACACCTTCGACGCCCTGGCCGACTCGGTGGCCGGCCTGCTTGAGCAGCTCGGTGTCACGCGCTATGCCATGTACGTACAGGACTACGGTGCGCCGATCGGGTGGCGGCTGGCGCTGCGCGACCCGCAGGCCGTCACCGCGATCATCACCCAGAACGGCAACGGGTACGACGCCGGCTTCGTCCCCGAGGGCTGGCAGGTCGTGTGGAACTACCAGCGCGAGCAGACACCCGAGACGGCGGCGGCGCTGCGCGAATTCCTCAGCTACGACGCCACGAAGACGCAGTACACCGCCGGTGTGCGCGACCAGAGCGTTGTTAGCCCGGACACCTGGAACCACGACTTCGCGCTGCTGTCGCGTCCGGGGAACGACGCCATCCAGCTCAAACTGTTCCTCGACTACGCGAGCAACCCGAAGATCTACCCGGCACTGCACGACTACCTGCGCGCCAGCGCCGTCCCCGTGCTGGCGGTGTGGGGCGACAAGGACCCGTTCTTCGGACCCGATGGCGCGCGGGGATTCGCCGACGATGCGGTGAACGCCGAGATCCATCTCCTCGATGGCGGCCATTTCCTGCTGGAGAGCGACCTCGCCGAGGTGACCGCCCTGATGCGTGACTTCCTGTCCCGCCGCCTCTGA
- a CDS encoding AI-2E family transporter, translated as MNQKTLDAPSRGSIFSAHLRSSAVVSLQLVAVAAVLWGLAWVVGETWVIVLPVVLALIVCTVLWPPVRWLLGKGVPPAAAALLVLLLGVAVIAGVIAAVAPAIVEQSTELAQQASAGVVQVRDWLGGPPLNISEAQLNSAVAEITDRLNSSSAQIASGVFTGVGAATSALVTLFTAIVVTFFLLKDGTRFTPWLRRTVGNPAGPHLAEVLERVWATLGGFIRTQALVSLVDAVLIGIGLVVVGVPLAYALAIITFIGGFVPIVGAFVAGGLAVLIALVSNGPVDALIVLAIILAVQQLEGNVLQPWLQSKSMKLHAVIVLLAVTLGASTFGVIGAFLAVPVAATLAVIIRYYGEQVAERAGEDPPPEDDDDASDKEDADADETAQDEDSPVSPDRHPAT; from the coding sequence GTGAACCAAAAGACGCTGGATGCTCCCAGTCGCGGGTCGATCTTCAGCGCACACCTGCGGTCGAGCGCGGTGGTGTCTCTGCAACTCGTCGCGGTGGCCGCGGTGCTCTGGGGTCTTGCGTGGGTGGTGGGCGAAACCTGGGTGATCGTCCTGCCCGTGGTGCTGGCGTTGATCGTGTGCACGGTGCTGTGGCCGCCGGTGCGCTGGCTGCTGGGCAAGGGCGTTCCCCCGGCGGCAGCCGCGCTGCTGGTTCTCCTGCTTGGCGTCGCTGTGATCGCGGGAGTGATCGCCGCGGTGGCGCCCGCGATCGTCGAGCAGTCCACCGAGCTGGCGCAGCAGGCGTCCGCGGGTGTCGTGCAGGTGCGTGACTGGCTCGGCGGGCCACCGCTGAATATCAGTGAGGCCCAGCTCAATTCCGCAGTCGCGGAGATCACCGACCGGCTGAACTCCAGCAGCGCGCAGATTGCGTCCGGCGTGTTCACCGGGGTGGGGGCTGCGACGTCGGCACTCGTCACCCTGTTCACCGCGATCGTGGTGACCTTCTTCCTGCTCAAGGACGGGACCCGCTTCACCCCGTGGTTGCGACGCACCGTCGGCAACCCGGCTGGTCCACACCTTGCCGAGGTGCTGGAGCGCGTGTGGGCGACCCTCGGCGGATTCATCCGCACCCAGGCGCTGGTCAGCCTCGTCGATGCGGTGCTCATCGGCATCGGTCTGGTGGTCGTCGGCGTGCCTCTGGCGTACGCGCTGGCCATCATCACGTTCATCGGTGGCTTCGTGCCGATCGTCGGTGCGTTCGTTGCCGGGGGACTGGCCGTGCTGATCGCTCTGGTCTCGAACGGCCCCGTCGATGCGCTGATCGTGCTCGCGATCATTCTGGCTGTGCAGCAGCTCGAGGGCAACGTGCTTCAGCCGTGGCTGCAATCCAAGTCGATGAAGCTGCACGCGGTGATCGTGCTGCTGGCAGTGACGCTGGGCGCCTCCACTTTCGGCGTCATCGGTGCGTTCCTGGCGGTTCCGGTCGCGGCGACGCTGGCGGTGATCATCCGGTACTACGGCGAGCAGGTGGCCGAGCGGGCGGGTGAGGATCCGCCACCCGAGGACGACGACGATGCCTCCGACAAGGAGGACGCTGACGCGGACGAGACCGCCCAGGACGAGGACTCGCCGGTGTCGCCCGATCGTCACCCGGCCACCTGA
- a CDS encoding alpha/beta hydrolase: MRFPDVDGDVSTDVVATRHGPAPVTIYRPPATPEPPAVYVNVHGGGFVVGHPDQDDPWCRYLAAHAGVVVVNVDYVLAPAHRFPAAAEQLLDVLRWAADPDRDWDGTRLCVGGQSAGGNLSAAVSRMALEDGDPEIALQVLHYAPLDLVTPTAQKTSPLGGRAILTPWMGEVFDTAYIPSHDHRTHRLASPAWGSNADGIAGIAPAVVITTEYDRLKDEGVRYAAKLEAAGSLVRHHDVAGVDHGYNIMSDDVAVTRRMYDLIVADVREATTPRS, translated from the coding sequence GTGCGGTTTCCGGACGTCGACGGCGACGTCAGCACCGACGTCGTCGCCACCCGGCACGGGCCTGCGCCGGTGACGATCTATCGGCCGCCCGCGACACCCGAGCCTCCCGCGGTGTACGTCAACGTCCACGGTGGCGGCTTCGTCGTCGGCCACCCCGACCAGGACGATCCGTGGTGCCGGTATCTCGCGGCACACGCGGGCGTGGTCGTCGTCAACGTCGACTACGTGCTCGCGCCCGCACACCGGTTCCCCGCCGCGGCCGAACAACTGCTCGACGTCCTGCGATGGGCAGCCGACCCGGACCGGGACTGGGACGGTACCCGGCTGTGCGTCGGCGGCCAGAGCGCGGGCGGCAATCTGTCGGCCGCGGTCAGCCGGATGGCGCTGGAAGACGGCGACCCCGAGATCGCGCTGCAGGTGCTGCACTATGCGCCGCTGGATCTGGTGACGCCGACCGCGCAGAAAACCTCGCCGCTGGGCGGCCGCGCCATCCTCACACCGTGGATGGGCGAGGTGTTCGACACGGCCTACATCCCGTCCCACGACCACCGGACGCACCGGCTCGCCTCGCCGGCGTGGGGATCCAACGCCGACGGGATCGCCGGCATTGCGCCGGCCGTGGTCATCACCACCGAGTACGACCGGCTCAAGGACGAGGGCGTGCGCTACGCGGCGAAGCTGGAGGCTGCGGGGTCGCTGGTTCGACATCACGACGTCGCGGGTGTCGACCACGGCTACAACATCATGAGCGACGACGTCGCGGTGACCCGTCGGATGTATGACCTCATCGTCGCCGACGTGCGCGAGGCGACGACGCCCCGATCCTGA
- a CDS encoding succinate dehydrogenase iron-sulfur subunit: MTAIAEPETKDPELPPVPEGAVMVTLKIARFNPDDPDAAGWQSFRVPCLPSDRLLNLLHYVKWYIDGTLTFRRSCAHGVCGSDAMRINGVNRLACKVLMRDMLPKNASKQLTITIEPIRGLPVEKDLVVDMEPFFDAFRAIKPYLITSGNQPTRERIQSQTDRARYDDTTKCILCACCTTSCPVYWTEGSYFGPAAIVNAHRFIFDSRDEGAAERLDILNDKDGVWRCRTTFNCTESCPRGIQVTKAIQEVKRALMFAR, from the coding sequence ATGACCGCAATCGCCGAGCCCGAGACCAAGGACCCCGAGCTGCCTCCCGTTCCCGAGGGCGCAGTGATGGTGACGCTGAAGATCGCGCGCTTCAACCCGGACGACCCGGATGCCGCGGGGTGGCAGAGCTTCCGCGTGCCGTGTCTGCCGTCGGACCGCCTGCTCAACCTGCTGCACTACGTGAAGTGGTACATCGACGGGACGCTGACGTTCCGCCGGTCCTGCGCCCACGGCGTGTGCGGCTCGGATGCGATGCGGATCAACGGCGTCAACCGGCTGGCCTGCAAGGTGCTGATGCGCGACATGCTGCCGAAGAACGCCTCCAAGCAGCTCACCATCACGATCGAGCCGATCCGCGGCCTGCCCGTGGAGAAGGACCTGGTCGTCGACATGGAGCCGTTCTTCGACGCGTTCCGCGCGATCAAGCCGTACCTGATCACGTCCGGCAATCAGCCGACGCGCGAACGGATTCAGAGCCAGACCGACCGCGCCCGCTACGACGACACCACCAAGTGCATCCTGTGCGCCTGCTGCACCACCAGCTGCCCGGTGTACTGGACCGAGGGTTCGTACTTCGGACCCGCGGCGATCGTCAACGCCCACCGGTTCATCTTCGATTCGCGCGACGAGGGCGCCGCCGAGCGTCTGGACATCCTCAACGACAAGGACGGTGTGTGGCGCTGCCGCACGACGTTCAACTGCACCGAGTCCTGCCCGCGTGGCATCCAGGTGACCAAGGCCATCCAAGAGGTCAAGCGCGCGTTGATGTTCGCCCGCTAG